In Desulfonatronum sp. SC1, the genomic stretch GGTCTGTTTGGCTATGGCCTGGATCATGATCAAATCGGCCCTGCCGGAATCCTTTCCGGAAGAGCTGATCATGCTCATCACGTCGGCCTGTAGAAAAAGCACGCAAACCAAAACGAACAGGCACCCGGACAAGCCCAGTACTAGTTTCCTGTATGCCATGAAAATCGCTCCCTTTTTCTCAATTTATCGAGCGGAGTTGCTTGCGGTGGTGAAAAAAAACGCCTTTGCCGGATGACGAGTACTCTATGATTTTTACTTATGTTCACTGTTTCACATGTACGCTCCTTTGACATGAACAACGTCGCTCCTCGAACCGGAATCAGCGGAACGAGGTTCTGAACCCCTTGGGCCGAAAAAGACAAAAACCCCTCCGGGTTTGAGGGGATTTCGACAGTAAAGATCACGCACCGGCCCCCCGGCCTCCCCGTATTCTTCGCGTTATCATCGCGTTCCATGTGAACCGTCCGCGTGAAGGCCGGACGGCTTGCGGGTGAACTTGGGGGAGGCTTCCGGATACCTGAAAAACCTCTCTGAAAGGCGGGTTTTTAAGTAGGACTTGCTAGATGAGCCGGGGCGTGTTGTCAAGGCGTGGGCGCTGTTTGTGAAAAAGAGAGCGTAAGACTTCAGTGTCTATATGTATGATTTTCTTTATCAATTACAGGTAGCTTCCAAAGCCACCCCTGGTTGGAACTCCGTTGCAACGGGTGACTAGGTGAGGCCTTCGGGTGCGGGGGCAAGGGCAGGGCATGTATCCCCCGAGGTGGGCTGGGGATTAGGTCATGGAAGGGAATCCTTGGGATCGGAAAGGATCTCGACGGCCTGAGGAGAGTGTTCAGGGCCGGCAAACCTGGAACTCGCGGTCAACCGGGCTCCGGCGACTCCAAATGCCAATCCGGCCGCGGCCCCGATCAGGGCGTTGAGATCCTCGGAGGGAAACGGCGTGATCCAATACGCGCCGAGAGCACCGCACAGCATGCCCAGCAAGGGAATGCCGAACAGCACGGCGGGAGCGGCCACGGCGGCTCGGGACGAGTCCACGATCCGGACATGCCGGCCGACTTCGGCATCGACGGTATTCACGACCGTCAGGATGCGCGTTGGGGGGGAGTGGTCCCGGACCTGAGGAGTTGAGCAGGAGCAGGCGGCGCATTGCCGGGATTCACGGATCTGAACCCGGGCCATCCGGCCTTGTCGGGAGAGGACGATCCCGGTGCGCCCCGCGCAGGGGCGCACCGTTTCGGGGGCAGCGTCATTTTCCAATGCAGAATTTGCTGAAGATGGATTCCAAGACATCCGTCGATGTTATTTCTCCGGTTATTTCAGCGAGGATGACGCTGACGGACTCCAGACGAACCCCGAGCAGGTCATAGGGCAGATCCGCATGGATGTCGGCGCGCAGAAGCGTCAGTTCCTGGTCCGCCCGTTCCAAGGCCAGCGACTGGCGCAGGTTTGGAGTCAGGGTGTCCGGACGGGGCGTCGGGGCTTTGCTCGTGAGCATGGAGCGCATGGCGTTCTGCAACGCGTCCAGACCCTGACCGGTCTTGGCCGAGAGGTGAACCACGGCATAGCCGAGCCGGGCCAAGGCGACGACGGGTTCAGGAGCAGCCGGGGGAAGGTCGGCCTTGTTGGCCACGACCAGGGTTTTGGAGACGGGGAAGATTTCAAGGATCGATTTGGGTTCCGGTAATTCTTGATTCAGGTCGGCTGCCGGTTGCCTCGCCGAAGGCGTTTCCGGAGGGAATGCGGCCTGGAAGGTCGCAGCAAGCCCCTCGCCCTGGGTTGCGTTGTCCATCACCAGAAGGATCACGTCCGCCCTCTCCTGGAGTTCTCGAGCCAGGGACAAGCCGGCCCGTTCCACGGCGTCGGCGTCCTGACGTACGCCGGCGGTGTCCACCAGCCGAACCTCGAGCCCCTGGAGAAAAAGGCGTTCCTCAAGATAGTCACGGGTCGTTCCGGGGGTGGCGCTGACAATGGCCCGCTCCCGACCCAGAAGCAGGTTGAGCAGGCTGGATTTGCCCGCATTCACGGCCCCGGAAAGAACGCATAGTGCCCCATCGTTCCAGATGCGGTTGCGGCGGGAGTTGTCCAGGACGGCGCGGATTTGATCTCGGATGCGCTCCACGGCGCGTAAAAAATCTTCCGGCGCGAGACATTCCAGATCCTCTTCCGGAAAATCCACCGCGAGACACAGTTGGGCCCGGAGTTCCTCCAGGGTGGATCGCAGGTCGTGGAGCCAGGAGCTCAGGGCTCCGGAAAGCTTGGTTTGAGCCAGGAGAGAAGCCGATGGAGACGTGGCGGCGATGATTTCGGCCACGGCTTCGGCCTGGGTCAGGTCCATGCGGCCGTTGAGAAAGGCGCGTTGCGTGAACTCGCCCGGACCGGCGGGAAGGACTCCCTGGGCCAGGATGGACTCCAGGACGGCTTGCAGAACCACCGGGGCCCCATGGCAGTGGATTTCCACCACGTCCTCCCCGGTAAACGATCCCGGGCCGGGCATGAAGGCTGCCAGAACCTCGTCCAGGATACGCCCGTCCTCGCCCAGGATGTGCCCGTGGTGCAGGTGATAGGGGCGAAAGTCGGTGAATTTCGGATGGAGCGATGTGAATCGGGCCAGGACGGCGACCTTGGCCCGCGGGCCGCTGACGCGGATGATGCCCACCGCGCCGTGGCCGAGAGGCGTGGCCACGGCGGCGATGGTGGAGATGGCTTCCTGGGCCGAAGCGGTCATGAATCTTGCTGTGGCAGGCTCTCGGCTTTGGCGTCGTCCTGGGAAGGAGGGGCCTTGGCAATGATCAGGACGCGTTTTAACGGCCCGTCGCCCTTGCTCTTGGTCTGGATGTCCATGACCGTCTGCAGGGCCATATGGACGATGCGGCGTTGATAGGAGGGGAGTGGCTTGGTGCTTTGCGGTGATTGCGTGGACTTGGCCTTTTCGGCCAGGGTCACGGCCAGGGCGCTGAGTTCCTGGTCCTGGCGCTCCCGGAACCCGTCGGCGTCGAGCATGATCCGCACGGCGCTGGGCCAGCGGCGGGCAACGATCCGGTTGACGACGTATTCCACCGCTCCGAGCACCTGTCCGTCGCGTCCCAGGAGTCGGTCCATGTCGTCGGAGGATTTTATGGTGGCCTTGATCAGATCGGACTGATGCTCAACCACGACCCGAGGGTTATCCACGATGGCGGCGGTGATCCGTTCCGTGACCGCGCGGATCATGGTTTCCAACTCTGACAGCCGGACTCGGGGTTGGGCCTTGATCCTGGCTTTTTTTACGCCCACCAGCCCGAAGATCCCGGCTGAACCGCCCTCCACTATCGTTATTTCCAATTCATCGCGGACACAAGAAAAAAACGAACAAGCCTCTTCGATGGCGTCATCGACACTTTTGCTTTGAAATTCCTTTGGCTCACTCATGTTGACGTTGGTCTCCTTCACCATCGGTGGACGGCCTGGCCGCGACCGATGGACGAACCGGCGACGGTTGGGGCCTACGACTTGGCTGGTTCGCGCATCACCCACCACTGTTGGGCGATGGAGAGGACGTTGTTCACCAGCCAGTAGAGGACCAAACCCGACGGGAAAGTTAAGAACAAAAAGGTGAAAATGATCGGTAAAAACAGCATGATCTTGGCCTGCATGGGGTCCCCCGGAGCGGGGGTCAGCTTTTGCTGC encodes the following:
- the mnmE gene encoding tRNA uridine-5-carboxymethylaminomethyl(34) synthesis GTPase MnmE, yielding MTASAQEAISTIAAVATPLGHGAVGIIRVSGPRAKVAVLARFTSLHPKFTDFRPYHLHHGHILGEDGRILDEVLAAFMPGPGSFTGEDVVEIHCHGAPVVLQAVLESILAQGVLPAGPGEFTQRAFLNGRMDLTQAEAVAEIIAATSPSASLLAQTKLSGALSSWLHDLRSTLEELRAQLCLAVDFPEEDLECLAPEDFLRAVERIRDQIRAVLDNSRRNRIWNDGALCVLSGAVNAGKSSLLNLLLGRERAIVSATPGTTRDYLEERLFLQGLEVRLVDTAGVRQDADAVERAGLSLARELQERADVILLVMDNATQGEGLAATFQAAFPPETPSARQPAADLNQELPEPKSILEIFPVSKTLVVANKADLPPAAPEPVVALARLGYAVVHLSAKTGQGLDALQNAMRSMLTSKAPTPRPDTLTPNLRQSLALERADQELTLLRADIHADLPYDLLGVRLESVSVILAEITGEITSTDVLESIFSKFCIGK
- a CDS encoding SoxR reducing system RseC family protein — its product is MENDAAPETVRPCAGRTGIVLSRQGRMARVQIRESRQCAACSCSTPQVRDHSPPTRILTVVNTVDAEVGRHVRIVDSSRAAVAAPAVLFGIPLLGMLCGALGAYWITPFPSEDLNALIGAAAGLAFGVAGARLTASSRFAGPEHSPQAVEILSDPKDSLP
- the jag gene encoding RNA-binding cell elongation regulator Jag/EloR, yielding MSEPKEFQSKSVDDAIEEACSFFSCVRDELEITIVEGGSAGIFGLVGVKKARIKAQPRVRLSELETMIRAVTERITAAIVDNPRVVVEHQSDLIKATIKSSDDMDRLLGRDGQVLGAVEYVVNRIVARRWPSAVRIMLDADGFRERQDQELSALAVTLAEKAKSTQSPQSTKPLPSYQRRIVHMALQTVMDIQTKSKGDGPLKRVLIIAKAPPSQDDAKAESLPQQDS